The following are encoded together in the Deltaproteobacteria bacterium genome:
- the mltG gene encoding endolytic transglycosylase MltG, whose product MIKRFVWYISIFLMVCIIVFAVQFTHFLIFPAKSNTAFTVIEIPQGISFSSISKLLIRKRIVRDYVNFKLLGYLMGATHKTKYGEYLLSSSMRPTTIMDKLLNGEVMLHEVTIPEGYTDEEIAQTLHQRGLLKNINDFIKLTHDPVFIASVGVHASSLEGFLFPNTYELSKGLSPKDILIKMVDQFKTEYTSAMQQRAKQLGMTDLQIITLASMIEKETSNPEERYLVSAVFYNRLKRHMRLQSDPTVIYGLHLKNSRITMHDLREKNKYNTYTISGLPPGPICNPGKDSILAALYPAHVDYLYFVSKNNGTHMFTRTLKSHNYYVNLYQRKR is encoded by the coding sequence ATGATCAAAAGGTTTGTCTGGTATATAAGTATTTTTTTAATGGTGTGTATAATTGTTTTTGCTGTTCAATTTACGCATTTCCTTATTTTCCCGGCAAAAAGTAACACCGCATTTACAGTCATAGAAATACCCCAGGGTATATCTTTCAGCAGTATTTCTAAATTACTTATAAGGAAACGTATAGTACGTGATTATGTTAATTTTAAGCTGCTCGGGTATCTAATGGGAGCCACACACAAAACCAAATATGGGGAGTATCTGCTAAGCAGTTCTATGAGACCTACTACGATAATGGATAAACTGTTGAATGGCGAGGTTATGCTTCATGAAGTAACAATCCCCGAAGGTTATACGGATGAGGAAATAGCGCAAACACTTCATCAAAGAGGATTACTCAAAAATATAAATGATTTTATAAAGTTAACGCATGATCCGGTTTTCATAGCAAGCGTCGGCGTACACGCTTCTTCGCTTGAAGGCTTCCTTTTCCCGAACACATACGAGCTTAGTAAAGGACTATCACCTAAAGATATCCTTATAAAAATGGTTGATCAATTTAAGACAGAGTATACATCTGCAATGCAGCAGAGAGCAAAACAGCTTGGAATGACGGACCTTCAGATTATCACGCTTGCTTCTATGATAGAAAAAGAAACAAGCAATCCTGAAGAACGGTACCTGGTCTCCGCAGTTTTTTATAACAGGCTTAAACGTCATATGAGGCTGCAATCGGATCCTACCGTTATATACGGATTACATTTAAAGAACAGCAGGATTACCATGCACGATCTAAGAGAGAAAAATAAATACAATACCTATACAATAAGCGGCTTGCCGCCTGGTCCTATATGTAACCCGGGTAAAGATTCTATACTTGCGGCACTCTACCCCGCGCATGTGGATTATCTTTATTTCGTTTCAAAAAATAATGGGACCCACATGTTTACGAGAACATTAAAAAGTCATAACTATTATGTAAATCTTTATCAGAGAAAAAGGTAA